Within the Nicotiana tabacum cultivar K326 chromosome 11, ASM71507v2, whole genome shotgun sequence genome, the region GGCGGTGGATGCCTCTTTTGAGGCTATACGTAGGATATACCAACTGCCCGCTCCCGTGGATCCGTATGAAGACGGCTATGAAATGTATGGCAGATCACACACACAGTGGGATATGTTCTTTCCAACAATCTATGCACCCGACAAGGAAATTATATGGATGAAGTATGGTCAGAAGTTTCACTCCGCGGCGCTAACCTTTGAAAAGAAGTGCTGGTTGTATGTTATCAACAACCACCTGATCTCGTCTTCCAACACCACGGAGGTGAATGGTCATCGGACGGCTCTGATTTGGTGCTTTATGATTGGCCACAGCTTTGACGTGGCCAAGGTGATTCATGAGGAGATGTTCACCCGTTGTCCGGTGAAAAGGTATGTGTTCTTTTTCCCGGGTCTAAGTCAacgtaaaaataaaattaaaaaaatatataaaaaataaaataaaaaataaaaacagaaatatGTTGGACTCTTCCTGATGACAGATCTTCTAGACAGTTTttttgagggaagtaagtctaaagaaaataccaatttttttttttttattttaggtagtatagtaactcccccttgatttttatttgggccacggttcttttccaagggttttgcttgaaccgggtgtagttagtttttatttattttgtttctagTTTTAGTTAGTTCTGATGGGCTACGAGCTGAAATAGAAAGAGAAACCCTTGCCGTTGATACACTTGAAAACAGTAGACACTAGAGTGTGATGCTTAATCTCAATGGTTGATTCTTGCTAGAGTGACTTAAATTGTATATTTGCAACTGACTTAAGTACTCAAACGAGAGTGTCTTGATAAGCCAATCTGGAGTGAGTCATGtaccatgtgtgtgtgagttgtaCTGTATTCTATGCTCTGCATTTGATGGCTAGAACTTGCTccatgtgtttgcaaagcgaaatagtagctttattcagtcttagaagtgatataggcatttctttgttaagccagatatataaagtAGACCCACCTAAATGCAATACAttgtagttaaccccgttgagacTATAAGCCTGTTTCCTTAGCAACCACATTATTTGAACCCTTTTTACCTCTCATGAGTACTTGAATGGTTATGAAATATGTAAAAgctaaagtgtggggtggtggtttggtttttgaatGGAACCAATGAAATAGATAATAAGGTTCAgtattttgaaaaagtaaaagaACAAGCACcacttaaaaaaagaaaaaaagagaatgagtAAATGTAGTATTTGATAAGTGGTGACTTGACACAATTGCACCtaatggtttgacataagtatgattTTGAATGCTAATgtgattgtattaaaagtgcttagggaggttagtcactatatccaaatatatcctactcgtcccttagcctacattacaaccaaatgaagTCCTTAATGATCTTAGACTAAATGGGCTCGaatagtagagtagtacactacgggcaagcctatggtacatctGTGTGGCATATGAATTTTCTTTCGGAGAGTGTGCGGATTTTTTCTATATAAATTCCTAATTATTCTTAATATTATTGTTTGTgaaactactctcttgtgtgatgtaAGGGCATATGATTTacgaaggaaaggtaagtcttgacttCTATATAGAGTAATTTGAGTAAGTACGAATATTGCACGGCACGTGAGAGTCGATTTTTGGGGCAAAGATTGTACACTACTAGACGTGACTTTGGTGATTTGTTCTTGGTGTGATACGTTAGGGGAAAAGCTTAGTGAAGGACGCTTTATAGAGTatggtggattgctcgaggattagcaatgatttaagtgtggggtgttgataataggctagatttatgtaATTTGGCGAATGTTTATGCCCCAATTTGACTGTGTGCACTGTTCTAGGATAGTTAAATGACGATAAATTGGTTCTAATTGTGCATTTCATGTTTTGCAGGAGCGAATTGCGCTTATGAGGACTTAGGACAGCGTTTGGAGCTAAATGAAGCAAGGGAAGCCCCTCAGATcctcctttcttccttttgtattttatcatttatgatgaattttgttgttgttagtatgaatacgattatgagtagctaaatatttagtctagggttttgatggaacctgttgaagaatgaacttcatgttatattaatatagtttgccccgtttaatctctatttgttcaactacgttctttttgtagttaattgataggatcctcaattagttgtgcctatttagtatgtattacttgggagagagtgcatatttaggtaattgttaaACAACACCattcccaaagtatatgagggatcaataaccgagggtttaaaggcgggattagggataacgaagccttgggtgcgatcttaagtgagctgtaataaaagtcagctagcgtaactcgggagagtgcgtctactAAATTGTTGTAATTACTCGAGAGAGATTTAGTAAGAGTgttcatgatcgatagagacgaTTAGGCAATTCTATGCAAAACATAACAGGACGGGATTctatcaataggggaaatcataaccttaggtCCTTCTCTTATTTGCATACAACCCAGTCATAGTTAGCTTTTAGTTTACTTGCTTTCATTCAGTTATAGTTAGTAAAAATATTTCCAATTGCTATTCAAAATATCTGGAAAGTTGATTATGAAAAATTCAGTGAGTATAACAAGagtaattggtaggttaattccctgtaaattcgactctgggctaaatacttggattatatttACAACAATCGCTTTGTctttttttataaggcatagttagaCGTGATCAATATCAGATATGAGGTGCATATGATGAGCTTTAAACTCATAGCTGTAGTGGAATTGACATACGCAGAACCTAAGAAGTCTCTCATTTTCTTTTTGCTGATTCTAGAGATGTTAATTCAGTTGCAGCACAAGGTTTTGAGCCTATCTCAACCTTGAAAATTGGCCTTATTAATTTAGGGAAACACACCAATTTTTGGAccttaaaaaagaaataaagaaaaagatcaTTATCAAAGTGATTTAAAGATAGAAATGTATTTCACCTCGAAGGATCTTTCATTTTTGCAGAACTTTTGTATTTCCAAGTTCGCGCAGAATGTCACACTAGCTTAAATAGAAGTAATTCTTAAGTGCGAAAagaaagggcagcccggtgcactacgCTCCTGTTATGCACGAGGTCCAGGGAAGGGCTGTACCACAAAAGTCAATTGtatgcagtcttaccctgcatttctacaagagACTGTTTCCACGACTTGAAGCCATGACCTCTTgttcacatgacaacaactttaccggtTACACCAAGGCTCCCTTCAAAGTGCGAAAAGAAGTAAAAGTAAATTCTTTCTTTCACAAAGAAACTTCTAATCAAGAATAAGTTCTATTAAGAAGATTCATCTGTAACAATTGTACAAAGATTGAACCATCCTCAGTTACATAGGATGTATGCAactcaaaataacaataacaagaaGGCTGAAATAGTACTGGAAACCTTTACAAAACTGAAAAGGCAAAAGCATGACAAATTAGTTCACAAAATGGCAGTTCTTCCTGATTTCACCCTTCCACCCTGTGAGGACATCCAAGGTACCCATATGCACCATTGCATCTGCGAATTTCTTACCCCACACGCGCCCATATCTCGCGTTGAAGTTCACCATTTTTGCAGTTTTAGGATTACTCATCAATGTTTGATCAGAAACTAATAGCCCCTTCTTACTCTTCAAATCCATGTAGTATCTATTATCCAACCTGTTTGGTGTTAGGACATCAAGATTCGCAGGGTTAGCGACTCCTGTTCCATTTGTAAGTGCTTCTGGTGGGCAAATGGACTTTAACATTCTTTCATATTCAGGATCAATTGGCAGATTTTGTTGCTTGTTTTGAGGGTATAGCCGATTTGCAAAAACAGCGCAATGAGCAATACCAATAGAATGTGCACCAGAGAGGGTGACCATTTCATCAACCGACATCCCTTTTCTTGCAAAGCTCTTGATCAGTTCCTTGACACCAACAAATGGAGATGGAAGATTAGGTAAAGCCTCATCCTTGATAGAAACGCGTCCATCACGGCGTCCTGCTTGGACAGCATAGTTTATTTTCCCTACTTTGTAAGAACTATCACGAGCAGCAAAGGCGAGAATGTCTGCACACGAGACAGTTCCAGGGCATGCAGCCTCAAGCTTAGCTTTAGCTGCATCAATCACCTCAAAACCTCGTAAACTGTTCTTATTTGCTACGCTTTCCTTTTCTGAATTTGGTCCATCCAATAGCACAGATGCATCACATCCCTAAAGTACATAAATTGCagaaaaaaatattaagttaACGAAATTATCAAGTGTAGCACTTGTTGAACTATGTGACAACCTCATTTAAAGGCTTAATGGGACGATCACACAATTCAATATGGTAACAGAGCAAGTCGAGATTTTGAGTTCAAATCTCACCACCACCGAAATATCAAAAAGTATTTCCGCATATTTGGTCCATGAAAACTAATGAGGCTCCCACGTGTGGGGCGTACTGAGACATAATATGTTAATGAAATAATGAAATTGTTAAGAGAACACTAGCATATTAGACAAAAGGACATAACATACCCTCACAAAGCAGTCATGAAAATGTAGCCTGATAAGGCCCGCAGCAATGCCTGGATTACGAGAAACGGCTTTGTACACAACATTTCTCACAATGGATTCAGCAGAGGGACAAGTATGTTGATAGAAACCAACTTTAAGCGGACAGTGTTGTTGTTTTTTGGCCAAGGAAGAGACTGAAAAGGATAAAACCATGCAAGAAACAAGTGCAATAACTGAACAATTGAAGCCCTTTGAATCCATTCTTTTTTCGGATTAAGAACAGCTAGCTACTATAGCTTAAACAGGTGATGTATAATTTATGTACACCGCGGAGTATTTATAGTTTGCAATATGCCTTGTATCTACTTCCAGCACGTAACGAAGGAATCTTATGTCAATATTAAAACAGAACATGATTGCCTGTAATACTAACTGCAAAGGTTGAAGTTTTCTTTAGTTTCTATCAACTTTGAAGAGTTCAACAGCTACCACTTTATTATATTcatgaaaattttaagttgacaGTACGATAGTGCTCATAGGGTGGCTAAGATGATCGATAACCAAGAATCTGAATTGATTTACTGTAGTTTACCTGAACGgaaattgattattttttaacGAATTATCAAATTTAATGAGGTAAAATAGATGTTGGCAGAAAAGCAGGAGATTCTTGGTTCTGGAAAACTTGAGTCACAATGCAAAATCTATAGGCAAATTGTATTTCATGAGTTCAAACTCTCATTCTTTTAGAACCAAAAATTTACATAAAATTTCTTAATGTATAAAAAAATTCCATTTGAAGGTCAAATTTGcttgtttatttgattaattagtTGGTAGCCTCTATGTTCTCTTTCTGGTAATGTCAACTCCttattataagttataaaaaGTCTGACTTTTCTTTTCCACATCTAATTTAAGTCTTTCCTGATAACTTATACCACGAACTCCATTTCCTATTGTATAAAAGGAGGAAACCTGCTCTCTGCTACTTAAAAAAAGCTTGTGTCAAAGAAGATTAATTAAGTACTGCCAAAGAAAATTATTCCTTATTCTGCAGAGCTGTATTTTTGGCTTTCCATCTAAGCTCTCCCATAAGAAAATTAACACCCTCTATAGAAATGATCGTCCTCTTAAGCTAATAATTTGAAATTGGTCAACCAAAATATGTGATACTTCCACGCGCATAGGCGGATTCAGAATTTAAGTTTATGGGTTCCTACAGAAATCTCAAGTTAATATACAACAATAACTGGATTAACGGACCAGGTTCCAAGCTAATTATTCTTATAATACAAATACCGGATCTAGGCAAAAGTTATTGGATTCACGGGAACCCGTAACTAATGCACTGAATCAACCCTATCCACGCGGATAAACAACAATAAAGGTGTGCCATAAAGGTCAATGAGGTGGGTGAAATATATGACAGATCAGGCGGATCTGACTTGTAACCTATGGGTTCTCGTGAACCTAGTAGCTTTGCCCGAACCCTACATATCTATTAAGAGATCCataaaatatctataaatatttgacTGTAAACCCAATTATCCATTGTATTTTAACTTGAGGTTGTTGTAGGAATCCATAAATTTCAAATTGTAAATCCGCATATATCCTCATCTGCCTAAGCCTTTGTGCACAGAGTTACTCGACTGTACTGATGATACGTAGCAGTAGCTAGTAGAATAGCCAAAGCGTGCACAAGTTGATTAGTACACTAccgttattttttatttttttttaaaaaaggatcaTTTACAACCTTGACTATTGAAATAGGAGTTTACTATAGGTATTGTTTCTTAATTATTGGGTTATATGAAAGGTTACCTAGACCCAATAACATGTAGAAGTAGTGCCAAGACATTGGGACTTGTTCTCAAGTTTCTCTTCTTCTTGCACAATATAAGAATCTAAACTGCATGTGAAGATTTTGTGATGAACAATTGGGAGCAAACATACAGTGAATAGTTTAAGAAAGGACCAATTTCAAATTGGTTGGAATTGTTTAG harbors:
- the LOC142166576 gene encoding peroxidase 5-like, with amino-acid sequence MDSKGFNCSVIALVSCMVLSFSVSSLAKKQQHCPLKVGFYQHTCPSAESIVRNVVYKAVSRNPGIAAGLIRLHFHDCFVRGCDASVLLDGPNSEKESVANKNSLRGFEVIDAAKAKLEAACPGTVSCADILAFAARDSSYKVGKINYAVQAGRRDGRVSIKDEALPNLPSPFVGVKELIKSFARKGMSVDEMVTLSGAHSIGIAHCAVFANRLYPQNKQQNLPIDPEYERMLKSICPPEALTNGTGVANPANLDVLTPNRLDNRYYMDLKSKKGLLVSDQTLMSNPKTAKMVNFNARYGRVWGKKFADAMVHMGTLDVLTGWKGEIRKNCHFVN